From Aureibacillus halotolerans, a single genomic window includes:
- the yvfG gene encoding protein YvfG, with protein MNHQLFSVDYFVDSFEIYVKKHNDVKRQDAVNAYYRSVVSTLIQDRLTKNSEIMRRLRNLDEAYTTFTN; from the coding sequence ATGAATCATCAATTGTTTTCAGTCGACTACTTTGTGGACAGCTTCGAGATTTATGTCAAAAAGCACAATGACGTAAAAAGGCAAGATGCTGTGAATGCCTATTATCGCTCTGTTGTTTCGACACTAATTCAAGATCGACTCACAAAAAATTCAGAGATTATGAGAAGACTCCGTAATCTGGACGAAGCGTATACTACGTTTACCAATTAG
- a CDS encoding DUF5367 domain-containing protein yields the protein MFFLLYGFLVWLGASVIFRLAGQFFFVPGQPILLIWASVLVIPLVAVLTLPLYHKKKLNSEAQLKAAICIALPGMVLDTVVLLSFDSIFVNLDQQMDGTFGSWLLFAYSLVLVSGFLPLKLKIFKRSL from the coding sequence GTGTTTTTTCTTTTATACGGCTTTCTCGTATGGTTAGGGGCATCGGTGATCTTCAGGCTTGCTGGTCAATTTTTCTTTGTACCAGGGCAACCGATACTTCTGATCTGGGCGTCTGTGCTCGTTATACCTTTGGTTGCTGTCCTAACGTTGCCACTATATCATAAGAAGAAGCTGAACTCGGAGGCGCAGTTGAAAGCGGCCATTTGTATAGCTCTTCCTGGGATGGTTCTCGACACAGTCGTGCTTCTTTCCTTTGACAGTATTTTCGTCAACTTGGATCAGCAAATGGATGGGACGTTTGGCTCTTGGCTATTGTTTGCGTATTCTTTAGTATTGGTCTCTGGTTTTTTGCCGCTAAAATTAAAAATATTTAAAAGGTCTCTATGA
- a CDS encoding glutaredoxin family protein: MLSIILYSRPSCALCEEAEAMLTLLQKEYTIDSQVVNIEKDERLHEAYQLSIPVLELNGSIIAEGRINWNDVEQALTSQSE; the protein is encoded by the coding sequence ATGTTATCAATCATCCTTTACAGCCGACCAAGCTGTGCGTTATGCGAAGAAGCAGAAGCGATGCTGACCCTTCTCCAAAAGGAATACACGATAGACAGTCAGGTCGTGAACATTGAGAAAGACGAACGGCTGCACGAAGCCTACCAGCTTTCAATTCCAGTCCTTGAACTTAACGGTTCCATCATTGCGGAAGGTCGCATAAACTGGAATGACGTTGAGCAAGCTTTAACGAGTCAATCTGAGTGA
- a CDS encoding sugar-binding transcriptional regulator, translated as MRELVEMQQKLLPDMMFVLQRRYQILQYMRVMQPIGRRALASSLELTERTLRSEVSFLKEQELIHIYSHGMVLSDEGLRLVDELANMMKELTGLRELEQHLKETLDLEGVMIIPGDSDEMPWVKKELGRAAVQRMKASFGDNNIVAVTGGTTMAAVAEMMKPEGKHHQMLFVPARGGLGEDVENQANTICAKMAEKASGEYRLLHVPDQLSQSAYDSMIREPGVREVLDLIQSATMVVHGIGDALSMAKRRNTSKEDLADIEAQNAVGEAFGFYYNNSGQIIHKVKTIGLQLEDLHTVGAIIAVAGGASKANAIRACMKEQKRSYLITDEGAAKAFIRGSSL; from the coding sequence ATGCGAGAACTAGTGGAAATGCAGCAAAAATTACTTCCCGATATGATGTTTGTTCTTCAACGAAGATATCAAATCCTACAGTACATGCGAGTCATGCAGCCCATTGGTCGCAGAGCGTTGGCGTCTAGCCTAGAGCTGACCGAACGAACACTTCGATCTGAAGTCTCCTTCTTGAAGGAGCAAGAACTCATTCACATTTATAGCCACGGAATGGTGTTATCAGATGAGGGTCTGCGCCTAGTCGATGAGCTGGCAAACATGATGAAGGAACTGACTGGCTTGCGTGAGCTTGAACAACACCTTAAGGAAACGCTGGATTTAGAAGGCGTTATGATTATCCCTGGGGACAGTGATGAGATGCCTTGGGTGAAGAAAGAGCTTGGGCGTGCTGCTGTACAACGTATGAAAGCTTCTTTTGGCGACAACAATATTGTTGCAGTTACCGGTGGGACGACAATGGCTGCCGTCGCAGAAATGATGAAGCCCGAGGGAAAGCACCATCAGATGTTATTTGTGCCTGCTCGTGGTGGGTTAGGTGAGGATGTTGAAAATCAGGCGAATACGATCTGTGCAAAAATGGCAGAAAAAGCGTCTGGGGAATATCGTCTCCTTCATGTTCCAGATCAGCTGAGTCAATCGGCCTATGACTCTATGATCCGTGAACCAGGGGTCAGAGAAGTTCTCGACTTAATTCAATCTGCAACAATGGTCGTTCATGGCATCGGTGACGCGCTTAGTATGGCAAAGCGACGGAACACATCCAAAGAGGATCTCGCAGATATTGAAGCGCAAAATGCGGTTGGTGAAGCATTTGGATTTTACTACAATAATTCTGGACAAATTATCCACAAGGTAAAAACCATTGGTCTCCAGTTGGAAGACTTGCATACGGTGGGTGCCATTATTGCCGTGGCTGGAGGCGCATCAAAAGCGAATGCCATACGCGCTTGTATGAAGGAACAAAAGCGTTCTTATCTCATTACGGATGAGGGTGCTGCTAAAGCTTTTATTAGAGGGTCATCCCTTTAA
- the gap gene encoding type I glyceraldehyde-3-phosphate dehydrogenase has product MAVKVGINGFGRIGRNVFRSALNNPDVDVVAVNDLTDANMLAHLLQYDTIHGKLDRTVTVNGSNLVVDGKEITVLAERDPAKLGWGDLGVEVVVESTGIFTKRADAAKHLEAGAKKVIISAPANEEDITVVMGVNEEAYDPANHHVLSNASCTTNCLAPFAKVLNDKFGIKRGMMTTVHSYTNDQQILDLPHKDYRRARAAAENIIPTTTGAAKAVSLVLPELKGKLNGMAMRVPTPNVSLVDLVAELDKGVTVEEVNAAFKEAAEGSLKGVLAYSEEPLVSTDYNGSTASSTVDALSTMVMEDQMVKVISWYDNETGYSSRVVDLAAYVASKGL; this is encoded by the coding sequence ATGGCAGTAAAAGTTGGAATTAACGGTTTTGGACGTATTGGACGTAACGTATTTCGCTCAGCGTTAAATAATCCTGATGTGGACGTTGTTGCGGTAAACGACTTAACTGACGCAAACATGCTCGCTCACCTTCTTCAATATGATACTATTCACGGCAAACTAGATCGTACAGTTACTGTAAACGGAAGCAATCTTGTCGTTGACGGCAAAGAAATCACCGTTCTTGCAGAAAGAGACCCTGCGAAACTTGGTTGGGGAGATTTAGGCGTTGAAGTTGTTGTTGAATCTACAGGGATCTTCACAAAACGTGCGGACGCTGCGAAGCACCTTGAAGCTGGAGCTAAAAAAGTGATTATCTCTGCACCAGCAAACGAAGAAGACATCACTGTGGTTATGGGTGTAAACGAAGAAGCTTACGATCCAGCAAACCATCACGTCTTGTCAAACGCGTCTTGTACAACGAACTGTCTTGCACCATTTGCAAAAGTATTGAATGACAAATTCGGCATCAAGCGTGGCATGATGACAACTGTGCACTCATACACAAATGATCAGCAAATTCTTGACCTTCCTCATAAAGACTACCGTCGTGCACGTGCGGCAGCGGAAAACATCATCCCTACAACTACGGGTGCTGCTAAAGCTGTATCTCTAGTTCTTCCAGAATTGAAAGGCAAATTGAACGGTATGGCAATGCGTGTACCTACACCTAACGTATCATTGGTTGACCTTGTTGCTGAGCTTGATAAAGGCGTTACTGTTGAAGAAGTGAACGCAGCATTCAAAGAAGCAGCTGAAGGCTCATTGAAAGGTGTGCTTGCTTACAGTGAAGAGCCGCTTGTTTCTACCGACTATAATGGCAGCACAGCATCTTCTACAGTGGATGCCTTGTCTACAATGGTTATGGAAGATCAAATGGTTAAAGTTATCTCTTGGTACGACAATGAAACTGGTTATTCTAGCCGTGTCGTTGATTTGGCTGCATACGTTGCATCAAAAGGCTTGTAA
- a CDS encoding phosphoglycerate kinase, producing MEKQSVKDIQLQGKKVFCRVDFNVPLEDGKISDDTRIRAALPTIQYILDQGGRLILASHLGRPKGEVVEDLRLTPVAERLSELLGQPVTKTDQVVGSEVEAAVQKLDDGEVVLLENVRFEAGEEKNDATLSKQFAALADVYVNDAFGTAHRAHASTVGVAEHLNACAGFLMEKELEVLGGALEKPDRPFTAIIGGAKVRDKIGVIEHLLKKVDNLIIGGGLAYTFIKAQGYEIGKSLLEEDKIDLAKSFMETAKEKGIKLYLPTDVVVGDDFSNDANTKEVSIDQIPADWEAMDIGPKTRALYSDVISKSELVIWNGPMGVFEMETFANGTRAVGDAMAATTGYTIIGGGDSAAAVEKFGLAQDMDHISTGGGASLEFMEGKELPGVTVLTDK from the coding sequence ATGGAAAAGCAATCAGTGAAGGATATTCAGCTTCAAGGAAAAAAGGTATTTTGTCGTGTTGACTTCAATGTCCCACTTGAAGACGGCAAAATCAGTGACGACACCAGAATTCGTGCTGCTTTACCGACCATCCAATACATTTTGGATCAAGGAGGTCGTTTAATCCTTGCGAGCCATCTTGGCAGACCAAAGGGAGAAGTCGTTGAAGACCTACGCTTAACTCCTGTTGCTGAGCGATTGAGTGAACTGCTTGGACAACCAGTGACCAAAACAGATCAAGTTGTAGGTTCAGAAGTAGAAGCAGCTGTACAAAAGCTTGATGACGGAGAGGTCGTGTTGCTCGAGAATGTTCGCTTTGAAGCGGGCGAAGAGAAAAATGACGCGACCCTTTCGAAACAGTTTGCTGCATTGGCTGACGTTTACGTCAATGATGCGTTTGGTACAGCTCACCGTGCGCACGCTTCAACCGTCGGCGTGGCTGAGCATCTAAACGCATGTGCTGGTTTCCTCATGGAGAAAGAGCTTGAGGTTCTTGGCGGTGCATTAGAAAAGCCAGACCGTCCGTTTACTGCCATCATTGGTGGTGCGAAAGTGCGCGATAAAATTGGCGTCATTGAGCATCTGCTGAAAAAAGTGGACAACTTAATTATCGGTGGCGGTCTTGCGTACACATTTATTAAAGCGCAAGGTTACGAAATTGGGAAATCCCTTTTAGAAGAAGACAAGATTGATCTCGCAAAATCGTTTATGGAAACAGCGAAGGAAAAAGGCATTAAACTCTATCTTCCTACAGATGTTGTCGTAGGGGATGACTTCTCGAATGACGCCAATACAAAAGAAGTGTCGATTGACCAAATCCCTGCCGATTGGGAAGCAATGGATATTGGACCGAAAACACGGGCTTTGTATAGTGATGTGATTTCGAAATCAGAGCTTGTGATTTGGAACGGACCGATGGGTGTATTTGAAATGGAAACCTTCGCGAATGGCACTCGCGCCGTTGGTGACGCAATGGCAGCGACGACCGGTTACACGATTATTGGTGGCGGCGACTCTGCGGCAGCTGTTGAGAAATTTGGTCTCGCACAAGACATGGATCATATTTCAACCGGCGGTGGGGCATCGCTTGAATTTATGGAAGGCAAAGAACTTCCTGGCGTTACTGTACTAACAGACAAATAA
- the tpiA gene encoding triose-phosphate isomerase yields the protein MRKPIIAGNWKMHKTLQEAADFVTAVSSKLPGEEKVDAIVCSPSLFLQNLVEQTKSSSLKVGAQTMHFEDQGAFTGEVSPAALEDLGVTYVILGHSERRELFAETDEAVNKKVHAAFAHHLVPIVCVGETLEQREANETSDVVEGQVMKALEGLSPEKAEQVVIAYEPIWAIGTGKSSTAEDANEVCSAIRRVILDQFGQETAESLRIQYGGSVKPGNIAEYMAASDIDGALVGGASLEPDSFVQLLEAAHNG from the coding sequence ATGCGTAAACCGATTATTGCAGGAAACTGGAAAATGCATAAAACACTACAGGAAGCAGCTGACTTTGTCACAGCTGTAAGCAGTAAGCTTCCAGGCGAAGAAAAAGTGGATGCGATCGTTTGCTCCCCAAGTCTGTTTCTTCAAAACCTTGTAGAACAAACGAAAAGCTCTTCTCTAAAGGTCGGAGCACAAACAATGCACTTTGAAGACCAAGGCGCATTTACTGGTGAAGTGAGCCCAGCAGCTTTAGAGGATCTTGGCGTTACTTATGTTATCCTCGGTCACTCGGAACGACGTGAACTGTTTGCTGAGACGGATGAAGCAGTGAACAAAAAAGTCCATGCGGCCTTTGCACATCATCTTGTTCCTATCGTCTGTGTAGGCGAAACACTCGAACAGCGTGAGGCAAATGAAACAAGCGATGTTGTTGAGGGGCAAGTGATGAAGGCATTGGAAGGGCTAAGCCCAGAAAAAGCCGAACAAGTCGTCATTGCCTATGAACCGATCTGGGCAATTGGCACAGGCAAATCCTCTACTGCAGAGGATGCGAATGAAGTTTGCTCCGCGATTCGTCGCGTTATTCTTGATCAATTCGGTCAAGAAACAGCAGAAAGCTTACGTATTCAATACGGTGGTAGTGTAAAACCTGGGAACATTGCAGAGTACATGGCAGCATCAGATATCGATGGGGCCCTTGTTGGCGGTGCAAGTCTCGAACCAGACTCCTTTGTCCAGCTACTAGAGGCGGCTCATAATGGCTAA
- the gpmI gene encoding 2,3-bisphosphoglycerate-independent phosphoglycerate mutase, with amino-acid sequence MAKQPVALIILDGFAFRDVTQGNAVAHAKKPNFDRYWDQFPHTTLTACGEEVGLPDGQMGNSEVGHLNIGAGRVVYQSLTRVNKAIKDGDFFENDTIQGAINHAHEKESRALHIFGLLSDGGIHSHINHLFAILKLASDKGLKKVYIHGFLDGRDVAPQSAKTYIDELQQKIKELHVGEIATLSGRYYSMDRDKRWDRVEKSYRAMAYGEGPSYKTPEECIEDNYSNDIYDEFVLPSVMTKEDGSPVATIHDDDAVIFYNFRPDRAIQTSRAFTNDDFREFDRGDKAPKNLFFVCLTQFSETVDGYVAFKPVNLDNTMGEVLSQQGKKQLRIAETEKYPHVTFFFSGGREQPFEGEERILIDSPKVATYDLKPEMSAYEVKDALLKALDKDTFDAIILNFANPDMVGHSGKLEPTIKAIEAVDECLGEIVDKILSKDGVALITADHGNSDEVVTPEGKPMTAHTTNPVPLIVTKKGLALNEGGKLGDLSPTMLDIMNLEKPVEMTGESLIKDEK; translated from the coding sequence ATGGCTAAGCAACCAGTTGCGCTGATTATCCTTGATGGATTTGCTTTTCGTGATGTGACGCAGGGCAACGCTGTAGCGCATGCGAAAAAACCGAATTTTGATCGCTACTGGGATCAGTTCCCACATACGACGTTAACGGCATGTGGGGAAGAAGTAGGACTGCCTGATGGCCAGATGGGCAATTCAGAGGTAGGGCATTTAAATATCGGTGCAGGCAGAGTGGTGTATCAGAGCCTGACGAGAGTGAATAAGGCCATTAAAGACGGCGATTTCTTTGAAAATGACACGATTCAAGGGGCGATTAATCACGCCCATGAAAAAGAATCGCGTGCGCTTCACATTTTCGGACTATTGTCAGATGGCGGCATTCATAGCCATATCAATCACTTGTTTGCGATTTTAAAGCTTGCGAGTGATAAAGGCTTGAAAAAGGTTTACATTCATGGCTTTTTGGATGGTCGCGATGTAGCACCGCAATCGGCGAAAACCTATATTGACGAGCTACAGCAGAAAATCAAAGAATTACATGTAGGTGAAATTGCCACCTTGTCGGGCCGTTACTATTCAATGGATCGTGACAAGCGCTGGGATCGTGTTGAAAAATCGTATCGAGCGATGGCTTATGGCGAAGGACCTTCCTACAAAACACCAGAAGAATGTATCGAAGACAACTACAGCAACGACATTTATGATGAATTCGTGCTTCCATCTGTGATGACGAAAGAAGATGGATCTCCAGTCGCAACGATTCATGATGACGATGCAGTGATTTTTTACAACTTCCGTCCGGACCGTGCGATTCAAACATCGCGAGCATTTACAAATGATGATTTTCGTGAATTTGATCGTGGGGACAAGGCGCCCAAAAACCTTTTCTTTGTTTGCTTAACGCAATTCAGCGAAACGGTTGACGGTTATGTAGCCTTCAAACCTGTAAATCTCGACAACACGATGGGGGAAGTGCTTTCCCAGCAAGGCAAGAAACAGCTTCGAATTGCCGAAACGGAAAAGTACCCTCATGTGACCTTTTTCTTTAGTGGCGGTCGCGAACAGCCTTTTGAAGGAGAAGAACGCATTTTGATTGATTCTCCTAAAGTGGCAACATACGATCTCAAACCAGAAATGAGTGCGTATGAAGTCAAGGATGCGCTTCTTAAAGCGTTGGACAAGGATACATTTGATGCGATCATTCTAAATTTCGCTAACCCTGACATGGTCGGTCATTCAGGAAAATTAGAGCCGACCATCAAAGCCATCGAGGCTGTTGACGAATGTCTTGGGGAAATCGTTGATAAAATACTTTCTAAAGATGGCGTTGCCTTGATCACCGCGGATCATGGCAATTCAGATGAAGTTGTAACGCCTGAAGGCAAGCCGATGACAGCACATACGACAAATCCTGTGCCATTGATTGTCACGAAGAAAGGTCTTGCTTTAAACGAAGGTGGAAAGCTTGGCGACCTATCTCCGACAATGCTCGACATCATGAACTTAGAAAAACCTGTAGAAATGACAGGAGAATCACTGATCAAAGACGAAAAGTAA
- the eno gene encoding phosphopyruvate hydratase, producing the protein MSLIIDVFAREVLDSRGNPTVEVEIHTESGAFGRALVPSGASTGEYEAVELRDGDKDRYLGKGVLKAVSNVNEKIAPELVGFDVLDQVAIDEALIDLDGSDNKGNLGANAILGVSMAAAHAAADFLDIPLYQYLGGFNAKTLPVPMMNIINGGEHADNNVDVQEFMVMPVGAESFKHALRMGTEIFHALKGVLKEKGYNTAVGDEGGFAPNLSSNEEALQTIIEAIEKAGYKPGEDIQLAMDVAASEMYKDGKYHLSGEGVTKTSEEMVDFLVQLVEKYPIISIEDGLDENDWDGFKLLTERVGNKVQLVGDDLFVTNTKKLSEGIEKGIANSILIKVNQIGTLTETFDAIEMAKRAGYTAVISHRSGETEDSTIADIAVATNAGQIKTGAPSRTDRVAKYNQLLRIEDRLAFTGRYGGRAAFYNINK; encoded by the coding sequence ATGTCCTTAATTATTGATGTATTTGCACGTGAAGTACTAGACTCTCGTGGCAATCCAACAGTAGAGGTTGAAATTCATACAGAATCTGGCGCATTTGGTCGTGCGTTAGTGCCAAGTGGTGCGTCCACTGGAGAATATGAAGCTGTCGAATTACGTGATGGCGACAAAGATCGTTATCTTGGCAAAGGTGTTCTTAAAGCCGTTAGTAACGTAAACGAAAAAATTGCACCAGAGCTCGTAGGCTTTGACGTGCTTGATCAAGTAGCCATTGATGAAGCATTGATCGATCTTGATGGTTCTGATAACAAAGGCAACCTCGGTGCCAACGCTATTCTTGGTGTGTCTATGGCGGCGGCTCATGCAGCAGCTGACTTCCTTGACATTCCTTTGTACCAATACTTAGGTGGATTCAATGCGAAAACACTTCCAGTACCAATGATGAATATCATCAACGGTGGTGAGCATGCCGACAACAACGTCGATGTGCAGGAATTCATGGTTATGCCAGTTGGTGCTGAAAGCTTCAAGCACGCCCTTCGCATGGGAACTGAAATCTTCCACGCACTTAAAGGCGTCTTGAAGGAAAAAGGCTACAACACAGCAGTGGGTGACGAAGGTGGCTTCGCGCCAAATCTTAGCTCGAACGAAGAAGCACTGCAAACGATCATTGAAGCGATCGAAAAAGCAGGCTACAAGCCGGGAGAAGACATCCAGCTTGCAATGGACGTGGCAGCTTCTGAAATGTACAAGGATGGCAAATACCATCTATCTGGTGAAGGGGTGACAAAAACCTCTGAAGAGATGGTTGACTTCCTTGTACAGCTTGTTGAAAAATACCCAATCATCTCGATCGAAGACGGCCTTGATGAAAACGACTGGGACGGCTTTAAGCTCTTGACTGAGCGCGTTGGGAACAAAGTCCAGCTCGTTGGGGATGACTTGTTCGTAACGAACACGAAAAAGCTCTCTGAAGGTATTGAGAAAGGCATCGCCAACTCAATCCTCATCAAAGTGAACCAAATTGGAACACTCACAGAAACATTCGACGCCATTGAAATGGCGAAGCGTGCAGGGTATACGGCTGTCATTTCTCATCGCTCAGGCGAAACAGAAGACAGCACGATTGCTGATATTGCCGTCGCAACAAATGCTGGGCAAATTAAAACAGGCGCACCGTCTCGTACAGACCGTGTAGCGAAGTACAATCAGCTTCTTCGCATTGAAGATCGCCTTGCATTTACCGGCCGTTACGGTGGTCGCGCAGCATTCTACAATATCAACAAATAA
- the secG gene encoding preprotein translocase subunit SecG — translation MHAIAITLLILVSIGIIALVLLQPGKSAGLSGAISGGAEQLFGKQKARGMDLILHRLTIVFSVLFFLLTIAVAYFNV, via the coding sequence ATGCATGCTATTGCGATTACGCTGCTTATTCTTGTAAGCATTGGCATTATTGCGCTTGTTTTGCTTCAGCCAGGAAAAAGTGCTGGTCTTTCAGGAGCGATCTCCGGCGGAGCGGAGCAATTGTTTGGTAAACAAAAAGCACGTGGAATGGACTTGATTTTGCATCGTCTCACGATCGTGTTTTCTGTACTCTTTTTCTTGCTCACAATTGCCGTGGCTTATTTTAATGTGTAA
- a CDS encoding alpha/beta hydrolase yields MNVVKPKPFTFSNGDRAVLLLHGFTGHSGDVRMLGRFLEKQGYASHAPIYPGHGVPIEELLLTGAEDWWTCALEAYDHLQSLGFEKIAVCGLSLGGVLSLKLASVRPVAGVISMCAPVVADHQDRLKAGVIARAKEIKQLERKDEETIQQELNALQQQPFTVLEQSKTLINGIRDELDLVYAPTLIIQARQDKMINPDSANMIYEGISSEQKDIHWYENSGHAITFGKEKDKLHEDIYEFLEGLNWES; encoded by the coding sequence ATGAACGTTGTCAAACCAAAGCCGTTCACGTTCTCAAATGGAGACCGTGCCGTTCTCCTGTTGCACGGATTTACTGGCCATTCAGGCGACGTGAGAATGCTAGGACGCTTTTTAGAGAAGCAAGGCTATGCCTCTCATGCGCCGATTTACCCTGGTCATGGTGTGCCAATTGAGGAGTTGCTATTGACTGGCGCCGAGGATTGGTGGACCTGTGCACTAGAGGCATATGACCACCTTCAATCGCTTGGCTTTGAAAAAATTGCGGTTTGCGGGCTGTCGTTAGGCGGTGTGTTAAGCCTAAAGCTTGCTTCAGTACGTCCAGTCGCTGGCGTGATATCTATGTGTGCCCCTGTCGTCGCCGATCATCAGGATCGTTTAAAAGCAGGTGTTATTGCAAGGGCAAAAGAAATTAAACAGCTTGAACGCAAAGATGAAGAGACGATCCAGCAAGAATTGAATGCATTGCAGCAACAGCCATTCACCGTATTAGAGCAGTCGAAAACACTTATAAATGGCATTCGAGATGAGCTAGATCTTGTCTATGCACCGACGTTGATTATCCAAGCGCGTCAAGATAAGATGATTAATCCTGACAGTGCAAACATGATTTATGAAGGCATTTCATCAGAGCAAAAGGACATCCACTGGTACGAAAACTCTGGACACGCGATTACCTTTGGCAAAGAGAAGGATAAGCTACATGAGGACATTTATGAGTTTTTAGAGGGGCTCAATTGGGAAAGCTAA